A DNA window from Agarivorans sp. TSD2052 contains the following coding sequences:
- a CDS encoding LysR family transcriptional regulator encodes MDRVTAAKVFVDVAHSGSFTATGERLNMSRPMVTRYIEAMEDWFNQRLLHRTTRKVSLTTAGELCLPNIEQWLDTIDNMVGQVAPVNELAGSIRIATSMSFGHSQLIVALSDFMQKHPKVCVDIDLQDSTADLVKSRIDLAIRIAANPAASLIGKPIAKCHSVLVASKAYMARQPSLKQPDDLSAHQCLGYSNFDQHIWHLNQRDKHRSVAVNCRLSANEATTLMQACLCDAGIAMLPTYLVNPLIADGSLSRVLPEWTPNEMNIYVLYSSRKHLPATVRALIDFLSVYFNAHPWE; translated from the coding sequence ATGGATAGAGTAACTGCTGCGAAAGTATTTGTTGATGTCGCTCACTCAGGTAGTTTCACTGCAACAGGGGAGCGGTTAAACATGTCTCGGCCAATGGTGACCCGCTATATCGAAGCCATGGAAGATTGGTTTAACCAGCGCTTGCTACATCGCACAACCCGAAAAGTTAGCCTAACAACTGCCGGAGAACTGTGCTTACCTAATATTGAACAATGGCTAGATACGATAGACAATATGGTTGGTCAAGTCGCCCCAGTGAACGAGTTAGCGGGTTCAATCCGCATAGCTACCAGCATGTCCTTTGGACATTCTCAATTAATCGTAGCCCTCAGCGATTTTATGCAAAAGCATCCTAAAGTATGTGTCGATATAGACTTACAAGATAGCACCGCTGATTTGGTAAAAAGTCGTATCGACTTGGCAATTAGAATCGCAGCAAACCCTGCCGCTAGCTTAATAGGTAAGCCGATAGCTAAATGCCACTCAGTCTTGGTTGCTAGCAAGGCATATATGGCACGCCAACCTAGCCTAAAGCAGCCCGACGATCTTAGTGCGCACCAATGTTTAGGATACAGCAACTTTGATCAGCATATTTGGCATTTAAACCAGCGGGATAAACACCGTTCTGTAGCCGTTAATTGTCGTCTTAGCGCCAATGAAGCCACCACGCTAATGCAAGCTTGTCTCTGTGATGCCGGAATAGCGATGCTTCCCACCTATTTAGTTAATCCGCTTATCGCCGATGGTAGCCTATCAAGAGTACTGCCTGAATGGACACCTAATGAGATGAACATTTATGTACTTTACTCCTCAAGAAAACATTTGCCCGCAACCGTGCGGGCATTAATCGATTTTCTTAGTGTCTATTTCAACGCACACCCTTGGGAGTAA
- a CDS encoding STAS domain-containing protein, translating to MSISSQLNRELGQLTIIVAGRFDYSLHRDFRACYENISVEGLQLILDLSAADYMDSSALGMMLLLKEHTEKSQAMGLIIRKPSPAILKILEVANFDKLLKIES from the coding sequence ATGTCTATAAGTAGTCAATTAAATCGAGAGCTTGGCCAACTGACAATTATTGTGGCAGGGCGCTTTGACTATTCGTTACATCGCGACTTTAGAGCATGTTACGAGAATATATCTGTAGAGGGGCTGCAATTAATCTTAGATTTGAGTGCTGCTGATTACATGGACAGCTCAGCACTTGGCATGATGCTTTTATTGAAAGAGCATACTGAAAAAAGTCAGGCTATGGGGCTTATTATTCGTAAACCGTCGCCAGCTATCTTGAAAATTCTAGAGGTAGCTAATTTTGACAAACTGCTAAAAATTGAAAGCTAG
- a CDS encoding DsbA family protein, protein MVTIHYFYDPLCGWCFGATPLVEALRLNSRVELKMYAGGMIQRQVMDASFRSKVKRFDQSIESLTGQQFGEAYKTKIADNETIVLDSYLTAKAIDLVERTQAKGFEMLKAIQNAHFVQAKDTSDIKVLKYLAGKLGISEQEWDKGLEHNAIEQQIEHTQWLMQRWQVTGFPSLLLARKGELIKLPHTDFYGNTQQWNAIVADLCK, encoded by the coding sequence GTGGTAACAATACATTATTTTTACGACCCGCTATGCGGCTGGTGCTTCGGTGCTACCCCTCTAGTGGAAGCGTTGCGGCTGAACTCTAGAGTTGAACTAAAAATGTATGCAGGCGGGATGATTCAACGACAAGTTATGGATGCTTCTTTTCGCAGTAAAGTAAAACGCTTTGATCAAAGCATTGAGTCTTTAACTGGTCAGCAATTTGGAGAAGCTTACAAAACAAAAATTGCCGATAATGAAACAATAGTCTTAGATTCTTATTTAACCGCTAAAGCTATCGACTTAGTAGAGCGAACTCAGGCAAAAGGTTTTGAAATGTTAAAGGCCATCCAAAATGCGCATTTTGTTCAGGCTAAAGATACTAGTGATATCAAGGTACTAAAGTACTTAGCAGGAAAACTAGGCATTTCTGAGCAGGAATGGGACAAGGGATTAGAGCATAATGCTATTGAACAACAAATTGAGCACACTCAATGGTTAATGCAACGTTGGCAGGTGACAGGGTTTCCTAGTTTATTATTGGCCCGTAAGGGGGAGCTTATTAAGCTGCCTCATACGGATTTTTATGGAAACACCCAGCAGTGGAATGCAATAGTAGCCGATTTATGTAAATAA
- the focA gene encoding formate transporter FocA codes for MSQFDSLLPPQMAEKAADVGVSKATKDPLKAFMLALTAGAHIGIAFVFYTTVTTGAGDFPWGFTRLIGGVAFSLGLIFVIITGGELFTSSVLTLVAKASGKISWKSLCVNWSLVYLGNLAGAILLVLLMLLTKQYTFADGEVGINTMRIAQHKLHHDFSQAVALGIMCNVLVCIAVWMTFSARSLTDKVMVMILPVAMFVSAGFEHCVANMFQVPMAIGIKTIAGPEFWQATGLSAADFADLTFSNFLLNNLIPVTLGNIIGGGVFVGLGYWLIYLRRP; via the coding sequence ATGAGCCAGTTCGATTCCTTACTCCCCCCACAAATGGCTGAAAAGGCCGCTGATGTTGGCGTAAGCAAAGCGACTAAAGATCCGCTTAAAGCTTTTATGTTAGCGCTAACTGCGGGCGCCCACATTGGTATTGCCTTTGTGTTTTACACTACGGTGACAACCGGTGCGGGAGATTTTCCATGGGGTTTTACTCGTCTGATTGGCGGTGTCGCTTTTAGCTTGGGGCTCATTTTTGTGATCATTACTGGTGGTGAGTTATTTACTAGTTCGGTACTGACTTTGGTGGCAAAAGCCAGTGGTAAAATTTCCTGGAAAAGCTTATGCGTAAATTGGTCTTTGGTGTATTTGGGTAACCTTGCCGGGGCGATTTTGTTGGTACTGTTAATGCTGCTGACTAAGCAATATACCTTTGCTGATGGCGAGGTAGGCATTAACACTATGCGTATTGCCCAGCATAAGCTACATCATGATTTTTCTCAGGCGGTTGCGTTAGGTATTATGTGTAACGTGCTGGTGTGTATAGCGGTATGGATGACGTTTAGTGCCCGCAGTTTAACCGATAAAGTGATGGTGATGATATTGCCGGTAGCGATGTTTGTCTCTGCGGGCTTTGAGCACTGCGTCGCCAATATGTTTCAAGTACCCATGGCGATTGGGATAAAAACCATAGCTGGACCAGAGTTTTGGCAAGCTACGGGGTTAAGTGCCGCAGACTTTGCCGATTTGACCTTCAGTAACTTCCTTTTAAACAACCTTATTCCGGTAACACTCGGCAACATTATTGGTGGGGGCGTATTTGTTGGTCTCGGTTATTGGCTTATTTATCTGCGCAGACCTTAA
- a CDS encoding MBL fold metallo-hydrolase has protein sequence MLNNLILLASSLLLTTATWGASEAPLTLKVYNADSNSFHVNSTLIHGETEAVVVDAGFTKADALRIAANVLDSGKHLTTIFVSQADPDFYFGVETLKQLFPDVKVFATPAVRDAIAKKMAAKLAFWGPKMFNNAPNSPVLPDAYKASSFSVDGYKVEIKADDGILAHRPYLWIPSSKTILGDIGVFGQLHVWTADTQSRQALEAWKRQLKEMQALQPLQVIPGHMKAGTSLEISNISYTLEYLEAFSKAKRDSTDSDALIMKMTTLYPSAGLAVALDIGAKVHMGEMKW, from the coding sequence ATGCTCAATAACCTAATATTATTAGCCAGTTCGCTATTGCTTACTACCGCGACTTGGGGCGCGAGTGAAGCCCCTCTGACACTTAAAGTATATAACGCTGATTCAAACAGTTTTCACGTCAATTCCACCCTGATTCATGGTGAAACAGAAGCAGTGGTGGTTGATGCTGGATTCACCAAAGCGGATGCATTACGTATTGCCGCCAATGTACTGGATTCAGGTAAGCATTTAACCACTATTTTTGTTAGTCAAGCCGACCCTGATTTCTACTTTGGCGTAGAAACACTTAAGCAGTTGTTCCCAGATGTTAAGGTCTTTGCTACGCCCGCAGTGAGAGATGCTATTGCCAAGAAAATGGCTGCCAAGTTGGCTTTTTGGGGGCCTAAAATGTTCAACAACGCTCCTAACTCACCAGTGCTGCCTGATGCGTACAAGGCATCTTCATTCTCAGTCGATGGATATAAAGTAGAGATTAAGGCCGATGACGGTATTTTAGCTCATCGACCTTATTTATGGATACCATCGAGTAAGACGATCTTGGGTGATATTGGGGTTTTTGGGCAGTTACATGTTTGGACTGCAGATACTCAAAGTCGTCAAGCTCTAGAGGCTTGGAAAAGGCAGCTCAAAGAAATGCAAGCACTACAACCACTGCAAGTTATACCTGGTCATATGAAAGCTGGTACTTCACTTGAAATCAGCAATATCAGCTATACCCTAGAGTATTTAGAGGCTTTTTCTAAGGCAAAACGTGACAGCACTGATAGCGATGCGCTTATCATGAAAATGACAACACTTTACCCATCTGCGGGCTTAGCAGTAGCTCTTGATATCGGGGCCAAGGTGCATATGGGGGAGATGAAGTGGTAA
- the gltX gene encoding glutamate--tRNA ligase yields MTVRTRVAPSPTGDPHVGTAYIALFNYCFAKQHGGEFILRIEDTDQARSSRESEQALYDSLGWLGLAWDEGPDCGGAVGPYRQSERSDIYKKYAQQLIEEGKAFYCFASSEELDEMRKQQMAEGLQPKYDGRGLTLSTEEVAANLAEGKPFVVRMKIPESGSFSFNDYLRGEVEIPWQQIDMQVLLKADGLPTYFLANVVDDHLMGITHVFRGEEWLNSAPKLLKLYQDLGWEAPVLGHMPLLRNPDKSKLSKRKNPTSINFYRKMGFLPEAVLNYLGRMGWSMPDEREKFTLAEMIEHFDMKRVSLGGPVFDVEKLKWLNGLWIREELSDEQLAQRLVEWAYNQETLMSIIPQAKARLEVMSDLAPLAGHFVSGMPEYAPELLTAGKLEEEQVRSLLQMFIWQLEEQRSWDKDTVFAVAKQLSTHLDVKIRDFLEPVFVAITGKTSSTSVVDAMAILGSDMSRARLRFALSHVGVSKKQAKSLDKAYRAYKASW; encoded by the coding sequence ATGACAGTTCGCACTCGCGTCGCGCCTTCACCAACGGGTGACCCACATGTAGGTACCGCTTACATTGCACTATTTAACTACTGTTTCGCTAAGCAACATGGCGGTGAGTTTATTCTGCGCATTGAAGATACTGACCAAGCGCGTAGCTCACGTGAATCAGAACAAGCATTATATGACAGTCTTGGTTGGCTAGGTCTTGCGTGGGATGAGGGCCCAGACTGTGGCGGCGCTGTAGGCCCCTATCGCCAAAGCGAACGTAGCGATATTTACAAAAAATATGCCCAGCAACTGATTGAAGAAGGTAAAGCATTTTATTGTTTTGCAAGCTCTGAAGAATTAGATGAAATGCGTAAGCAGCAAATGGCTGAAGGTTTACAACCTAAATATGACGGTCGTGGTTTAACACTTAGTACAGAAGAAGTGGCTGCGAATTTAGCGGAAGGTAAACCTTTCGTTGTGCGGATGAAAATACCTGAGTCGGGTAGCTTTAGCTTTAACGATTACTTACGTGGTGAAGTAGAAATTCCTTGGCAACAGATAGATATGCAGGTATTGCTTAAAGCAGATGGTTTGCCTACTTATTTCTTAGCCAACGTAGTAGACGACCATTTGATGGGAATTACTCACGTATTCCGAGGTGAGGAGTGGTTAAACTCTGCACCAAAACTACTTAAGTTATATCAAGATTTAGGTTGGGAAGCGCCAGTGCTAGGTCATATGCCTTTGTTGCGTAATCCAGATAAAAGTAAGTTAAGTAAACGTAAAAATCCAACCAGCATTAATTTCTACCGTAAAATGGGCTTTTTGCCAGAAGCGGTACTTAACTACCTTGGCCGTATGGGCTGGTCTATGCCAGATGAGCGTGAAAAGTTCACCTTAGCCGAGATGATTGAGCACTTTGATATGAAACGTGTTTCTTTAGGTGGGCCTGTTTTTGATGTTGAAAAGCTAAAGTGGCTTAATGGTCTTTGGATCCGCGAAGAGTTAAGTGATGAGCAGTTAGCTCAACGACTAGTAGAGTGGGCGTATAATCAAGAAACGTTGATGAGCATTATTCCACAAGCTAAGGCTCGCCTTGAAGTAATGAGTGATTTAGCACCTTTAGCGGGGCACTTTGTTTCTGGCATGCCTGAGTACGCGCCTGAACTGCTGACAGCGGGTAAACTAGAAGAAGAACAAGTGCGTAGTTTATTGCAGATGTTTATTTGGCAATTAGAAGAACAACGCAGCTGGGATAAAGACACCGTTTTTGCTGTTGCTAAACAATTGTCTACACACTTAGATGTGAAGATCCGTGATTTTCTTGAGCCTGTATTTGTAGCTATTACCGGAAAAACTAGCTCTACATCGGTGGTTGATGCAATGGCTATTTTAGGTTCAGACATGAGTCGAGCGCGTTTGCGTTTTGCTCTTAGCCATGTAGGTGTAAGTAAAAAACAGGCTAAATCTTTGGACAAAGCTTATCGTGCTTACAAAGCTAGCTGGTAA
- the ligA gene encoding NAD-dependent DNA ligase LigA: protein MDKPAQKIEHLRAQLEQYNYQYYVLDEPTVPDAEYDRVFRELDALEKQHPDLLRNDSPTQRVSGKALSAFEQVQHEMPMLSLDNVFSEDELKAFNKRLQDRLTSVNSVTYCVEPKLDGLAVSLLYVDGILIQAATRGDGATGENVTENVKTIRSIPLRLRGSDWPERLEVRGEIFMLKAGFERLNRQAKEKGEKGFANPRNAAAGSLRQLDPTVTATRPLAFYAYSLGVVSQELSDSHFGNLQIVKSFGLPVCPEIKTVVGSDACFEYFQAIGDKRNALSYEIDGVVYKVDSLALQQQLGFVARAPRWATSHKYPAQEEITLLRDVEFQVGRTGAITPVARLAPIFVGGVTVSNATLHNADEIERLGVRIGDSVIVRRAGDVIPQVAGVILARRPDDATEIHFPTSCPVCDSPIERIEGEAVARCVAGLRCAAQRKEALKHFVARKALDIDGIGDKLVEQLVEEKLLETPLDLFHLHQKRDVLMQLDRMGEKSVDKLLAGIEAAKQTSLARFIYSLGIREVGEATASNLAQYFKGLEAIAKASVEQLQDVPDVGEIVAKHLRFFFTQEQNAKLVADLAEQLSWPSIEERATEDLAMNGKVIVLTGTLSQLGRSEAKQALQTLGAKVTGSVSKKTDIVIAGDAAGTKLVKAQELGIEVWNEQQLVDLLKH from the coding sequence ATGGACAAGCCAGCACAAAAAATAGAGCATTTAAGAGCTCAGCTTGAGCAATATAACTACCAATATTACGTACTCGACGAACCCACGGTTCCTGATGCAGAGTATGACCGTGTATTTCGCGAATTGGATGCGCTAGAGAAGCAACATCCTGATTTGCTGCGCAATGATTCACCCACTCAGCGAGTGAGTGGTAAAGCTTTATCGGCTTTTGAACAAGTTCAGCATGAAATGCCCATGCTGTCGTTAGACAATGTATTTAGTGAAGATGAGCTAAAAGCGTTTAACAAACGACTGCAAGATCGTTTAACAAGTGTAAATTCCGTTACTTACTGTGTAGAACCTAAGTTAGATGGCCTCGCTGTCAGTTTACTTTATGTAGACGGTATTTTGATACAGGCTGCTACTCGTGGGGATGGCGCAACGGGTGAGAATGTCACTGAAAATGTAAAAACGATTCGCTCTATTCCGTTGCGTTTAAGAGGCAGTGATTGGCCTGAAAGATTAGAAGTTCGTGGCGAAATTTTCATGCTTAAAGCGGGCTTTGAACGCTTAAATCGGCAAGCAAAAGAAAAGGGCGAAAAAGGCTTCGCTAACCCACGTAATGCTGCGGCAGGAAGCCTACGTCAATTGGACCCCACAGTAACCGCTACTCGCCCTTTAGCTTTTTATGCATACTCATTGGGGGTTGTGAGCCAAGAACTAAGTGATAGCCATTTTGGTAACTTACAGATTGTTAAGTCTTTTGGCTTACCTGTATGCCCTGAGATAAAAACGGTGGTTGGCAGTGATGCTTGTTTTGAGTATTTTCAAGCCATTGGTGATAAACGTAATGCCTTGAGTTATGAAATTGATGGGGTGGTGTACAAAGTTGATTCTTTGGCGCTTCAACAGCAACTTGGTTTTGTAGCACGGGCACCGCGCTGGGCAACATCTCATAAATATCCTGCTCAAGAAGAAATCACGTTATTGCGTGATGTTGAGTTTCAAGTCGGTCGTACTGGAGCGATTACCCCAGTAGCGCGTTTAGCGCCAATATTTGTTGGTGGCGTTACAGTCAGTAATGCCACTTTGCATAACGCTGATGAAATTGAGCGTTTGGGTGTGCGTATTGGTGATAGCGTCATTGTGCGCCGTGCTGGTGACGTTATTCCGCAAGTTGCTGGAGTCATTTTGGCGCGCCGCCCTGATGACGCGACAGAAATACACTTCCCGACAAGCTGTCCTGTTTGCGATAGCCCCATTGAACGGATAGAAGGTGAAGCGGTGGCTCGTTGTGTTGCAGGCCTACGTTGTGCCGCACAGCGCAAAGAAGCCCTTAAGCATTTTGTGGCTCGCAAGGCTTTAGACATCGACGGGATTGGCGATAAGCTGGTTGAACAGTTGGTCGAAGAAAAGCTACTAGAAACGCCCCTGGATCTTTTTCATCTACACCAAAAACGCGACGTATTAATGCAATTGGATCGCATGGGAGAGAAGTCAGTGGACAAGCTGTTAGCGGGGATTGAGGCTGCTAAACAAACTAGCTTAGCGCGCTTCATATATTCTTTAGGTATTCGCGAAGTAGGAGAGGCTACCGCCAGTAATTTAGCCCAGTATTTTAAAGGCTTAGAGGCTATTGCTAAAGCAAGTGTCGAGCAGTTACAGGATGTACCCGATGTAGGTGAGATTGTGGCTAAGCATTTGCGCTTCTTCTTCACTCAAGAGCAAAATGCTAAATTAGTCGCTGATCTGGCCGAGCAGCTAAGCTGGCCTTCAATAGAAGAGCGAGCTACAGAAGATTTAGCCATGAATGGTAAAGTAATTGTATTAACCGGAACGCTAAGCCAATTGGGCCGCAGCGAAGCCAAACAAGCTCTGCAAACTCTAGGTGCAAAGGTTACCGGCAGCGTGTCTAAAAAAACAGATATCGTGATTGCTGGCGACGCTGCGGGCACTAAGTTGGTTAAGGCGCAAGAGTTGGGCATTGAGGTATGGAACGAACAGCAACTGGTTGATTTACTTAAACATTAA